GGGCGCCCAAGCCGCCAACACCGTGTTGGCCCGCATCGCCGGCACCTCACCGGTCGCAGTGGATCAGGCGTTCGCCGCCCAGTGCATCAGCGTGGGCCGCGATGCGGCGACCGTGCAGTTGTCCCGCCGCGACGACACCCCGATCAAGGCGTTCGTCGGCGGCCGGCTCGGCGCCGTGGTCAAGGAGTCGATCTGCAAGTACACGGTGAAGTGGATTCGCGATGAGGCGACCAAGCCGGGCTCGTACCGTTGGATGAAGGGCGGCACCCGGGCGGCCCGGATCGCACAGGAACAAGCGGAACGGGGGGCTGCGGTGTGAGAAGCGAACACGCCGATCGGTTCACCGAGTTACGGCCGCTGCTGTTCACCATCGCCTACGAGATCCTCGGCTCGGCAACCGAATCCGACGATGTGCTGCAGGACAGCTACCTGCGGTGGGCGGAAGTGGATCTGGCGGGGGTGCACGACACCAAGGCTTATCTGGCCCAGCTGGTCACCCGCCAGGCACTCAACGCACTGCGGGCGGGTGCCCGGCGCCGGGAGGAATACGTCGGCCCATGGCTGCCCGAGCCGCTGCTGCTCGACGAGCAGGATCCCTCGGCCGACGTCGTGCTCGCCGAGTCGGTGTCGATGGCGATGCTGGTGGTGCTGGAGACGCTCAGCCCCGAGGAGCGGGCGGTGTTCGTGCTGCGCGAGGTGTTCGGGTTCGACTACGGCGAGATCGCGGCCGCGGTGGACAAGTCGCCCACCGCGGCGCGTCAGGTCGCGCATCGGGCCCGGGGCCACGTCCAGGCCCGGCGGCCCCGGTTCACCCC
This is a stretch of genomic DNA from Mycolicibacter terrae. It encodes these proteins:
- a CDS encoding RNA polymerase sigma-70 factor, with protein sequence MRSEHADRFTELRPLLFTIAYEILGSATESDDVLQDSYLRWAEVDLAGVHDTKAYLAQLVTRQALNALRAGARRREEYVGPWLPEPLLLDEQDPSADVVLAESVSMAMLVVLETLSPEERAVFVLREVFGFDYGEIAAAVDKSPTAARQVAHRARGHVQARRPRFTPVDPAENARITEQFMTAAAGGDISAVLSMLAPDVVWTADSGGKASAARRPVVGADKVARTVIGLLRQGAQMPGVRVDIGVCNSAPAVLLYSADVLEGVFTVEIVDGLITNFYAMRNPDKLAAVAAAREITRS